Proteins from a genomic interval of Spiroplasma diminutum CUAS-1:
- a CDS encoding type Z 30S ribosomal protein S14, with product MAKKSLKVKQAKVQKFKVREYTRCGNCGRPHSVLRKFNLCRVCFRDLAYKGQIPGIKKASW from the coding sequence ATGGCAAAAAAATCATTAAAAGTAAAACAAGCAAAAGTCCAAAAATTCAAAGTTAGAGAATACACACGTTGCGGAAACTGTGGTAGACCTCATTCAGTTTTGAGAAAATTTAATCTATGTCGTGTATGCTTTAGAGATTTAGCATACAAAGGACAAATCCCTGGTATTAAGAAAGCTTCATGATAG
- the rplV gene encoding 50S ribosomal protein L22, which translates to MEAKAVLNMIRISPRKARLVIDTIRNKKISEAVAILQNQDKRSSEPVLKLLNSAVANAVNNNGMEADQLFVKTAFVNEGATLKRFRPRAHGRAYEILKRTSHITIVVSDER; encoded by the coding sequence ATGGAAGCAAAAGCAGTATTAAATATGATTAGAATATCACCTAGAAAAGCTAGACTAGTAATTGACACTATCAGAAATAAAAAAATATCAGAAGCTGTAGCAATTCTTCAAAATCAAGACAAAAGATCTTCAGAACCAGTATTAAAATTATTAAATTCAGCTGTAGCCAATGCTGTTAACAACAACGGTATGGAAGCAGATCAATTATTTGTTAAAACAGCCTTCGTTAATGAAGGAGCAACATTAAAACGTTTTAGACCAAGAGCTCATGGTAGAGCTTATGAAATTTTAAAAAGAACTAGTCACATTACAATAGTGGTTAGCGACGAAAGATAG
- the rpsS gene encoding 30S ribosomal protein S19 has protein sequence MSRSLKKGPFADDYLIKKVEALGEKKETIKTWSRRSTIFPSFVGHTFGVYNGKEFIPVYVTEDMVGHKLGEFSPTRKFGGHGDDKKKKK, from the coding sequence ATGTCAAGATCATTAAAAAAAGGTCCCTTTGCAGATGACTATTTAATTAAAAAAGTTGAAGCATTAGGTGAGAAAAAAGAAACAATTAAAACTTGATCACGTCGTTCAACAATCTTCCCAAGCTTTGTTGGTCACACATTTGGAGTTTACAACGGAAAAGAATTTATCCCAGTTTATGTTACAGAAGATATGGTAGGTCACAAATTAGGAGAGTTTTCACCAACACGTAAGTTTGGTGGACATGGTGATGATAAGAAAAAGAAAAAATAG
- the rplP gene encoding 50S ribosomal protein L16 has protein sequence MLMPKRVKFRRPHRVSYEGKAKGGKFIAFGEYGLMSLDGAWITSRQIEAARIAMTRYMKRFGKVWIRIFPHMAITKKPLEVRMGSGKGSPEEWVAVVKTGQFMFEIGGVSEEVAREALRLAMHKLPVRCKIVKRGDE, from the coding sequence ATGTTAATGCCCAAAAGAGTTAAATTCCGTCGTCCTCACAGAGTGAGTTATGAAGGAAAAGCAAAAGGTGGAAAATTCATCGCTTTTGGTGAATATGGATTAATGTCATTAGATGGAGCATGAATTACTTCAAGACAAATTGAAGCAGCTCGTATTGCTATGACACGTTATATGAAACGTTTTGGTAAAGTTTGAATTAGAATATTCCCTCATATGGCAATTACTAAAAAGCCATTAGAAGTACGTATGGGATCAGGGAAAGGTTCTCCTGAAGAATGAGTAGCAGTAGTAAAAACTGGCCAATTCATGTTTGAAATTGGTGGAGTTTCAGAAGAAGTTGCTCGTGAAGCTCTACGTTTAGCAATGCACAAATTACCAGTGCGTTGTAAAATTGTTAAGAGAGGTGATGAATAA
- the rpsH gene encoding 30S ribosomal protein S8, whose protein sequence is MTTDVIADMLTRIRNANQRFHKEVLIPGSKVKLEIANILKKEGFIEDFKVADDFKKDITISLKYKGKIRVIKGLKRISKPGLRVYSNSHDLPQVLNGLGIAIVSTSNGIMTDKEARHQNIGGEVLAFVW, encoded by the coding sequence ATGACAACAGATGTAATCGCAGATATGCTTACTAGAATTAGAAACGCAAACCAACGTTTCCACAAAGAAGTGTTAATTCCAGGAAGCAAAGTAAAATTAGAAATAGCAAACATTCTTAAAAAAGAAGGTTTCATCGAAGACTTCAAAGTTGCAGATGACTTTAAGAAAGACATTACAATAAGCTTAAAATACAAAGGGAAAATTAGAGTTATTAAAGGATTAAAAAGAATTTCAAAACCAGGATTGAGAGTATATTCAAATTCTCATGACTTACCTCAAGTATTAAATGGGTTAGGTATTGCAATCGTTTCAACTTCAAACGGAATCATGACAGATAAAGAAGCTCGTCACCAAAATATTGGTGGAGAGGTTCTAGCATTTGTTTGATAA
- the rplC gene encoding 50S ribosomal protein L3, producing the protein MKGILGRKLEMTQIFSENGKLIPVTVIAVEPNIVLQTKSVEKDGYQALKLGTINKRANLLNKPDMGQFKKVNSEPKRFVKEIRDMEGYETGATINAADVFNAGEFVDVTGISKGKGFAGAIKRHNYSRGPMGHGSGYHRGIGSMGAIINRIFKSKKMAGHMGHEQVTVQNLEVVKIDTERNLVLVKGSIPGPRKGFVVIKQNVKGRKAQEAVSLLSRNAAVKAVVEPTPVAVEETAPAAE; encoded by the coding sequence ATGAAAGGAATCTTAGGACGTAAGTTAGAGATGACTCAAATCTTTAGTGAAAATGGTAAATTAATTCCAGTTACTGTTATTGCAGTAGAACCAAATATAGTTTTACAAACAAAATCAGTTGAAAAAGATGGATACCAAGCACTAAAATTGGGAACAATCAATAAAAGAGCTAACTTATTAAATAAACCAGATATGGGTCAATTTAAAAAAGTTAACTCAGAACCTAAGCGCTTCGTAAAAGAAATCAGAGATATGGAAGGATACGAAACAGGTGCAACAATAAATGCAGCCGACGTATTCAACGCTGGTGAATTTGTGGACGTTACAGGTATATCAAAAGGTAAAGGATTTGCAGGAGCAATCAAAAGACATAATTACTCAAGAGGACCAATGGGTCACGGATCAGGATACCACAGAGGTATTGGATCAATGGGAGCAATTATTAACAGAATCTTCAAATCTAAAAAAATGGCAGGTCACATGGGACATGAACAAGTGACAGTTCAAAACTTAGAAGTAGTTAAAATCGATACTGAAAGAAATTTAGTTTTAGTTAAAGGATCAATTCCTGGTCCAAGAAAAGGCTTTGTTGTAATTAAACAAAACGTTAAAGGTAGAAAAGCACAAGAAGCAGTTTCATTGTTATCAAGAAACGCTGCTGTTAAAGCTGTTGTTGAACCAACACCAGTTGCAGTAGAAGAAACAGCTCCAGCTGCTGAATAA
- the rplW gene encoding 50S ribosomal protein L23, with amino-acid sequence MHLTQVIKKPLLTEKTYLGQQNGAYTFVVDKKANKTLIKKTFEEIFKVKVSDVRTMNYDGKDKRMGKFVGKTAGFKKAIIVLKDGETLDILSDL; translated from the coding sequence ATGCATTTAACACAAGTTATTAAAAAACCTTTGTTAACTGAAAAGACTTACTTAGGTCAACAAAATGGTGCATACACATTTGTTGTTGATAAAAAAGCAAACAAAACTTTAATTAAAAAAACATTTGAAGAAATCTTCAAAGTAAAAGTTTCAGACGTTAGAACTATGAACTATGATGGTAAAGATAAAAGAATGGGAAAATTTGTTGGTAAAACAGCAGGTTTCAAAAAAGCAATCATAGTACTTAAAGACGGAGAAACATTAGATATCTTATCAGACTTATAG
- the rpsQ gene encoding 30S ribosomal protein S17: MERNLRKTYTGRVVSDKMEKTITVLVETYKNHPIYKKRVKYSKKYKAHDENSQAQMGDRVEIMETRPMSKTKNFRLVRIIEKAII, from the coding sequence ATGGAAAGAAATTTAAGAAAAACTTATACTGGTAGAGTAGTTTCAGACAAAATGGAAAAAACTATCACTGTTTTAGTTGAAACATACAAAAACCACCCAATTTACAAAAAACGTGTTAAGTATTCAAAAAAATACAAAGCACACGATGAAAATTCACAAGCTCAAATGGGAGACAGAGTTGAAATTATGGAAACTCGCCCAATGAGTAAAACTAAAAACTTTAGACTTGTTAGAATTATTGAAAAAGCAATAATCTAA
- the rplB gene encoding 50S ribosomal protein L2, whose translation MPIKKYKPTTNGRRNMTSLDYSILTTSKPEGSLVSKLNEKAGRNNHGQITTRHKGGGHKRKYRIIDFKRNKLDIAGKIATIEYDPNRNAFICLINYIDGEKRYILFAKGMQVGQEIIAGENADIKVGNAAPLKNIPEGTLIHNVELRPGKGGQIARSAGSSVQILGKDEEGKYITLRLGSGEVRKVLAECYATIGEVGNEEYNLVNWGKAGRNRWRGIRPTVRGSVMNPIDHPHGGGEGRAPIGRKAPLTPWGKKALGVKTRDKKKASTKLIVRRRNDNK comes from the coding sequence ATGCCAATCAAAAAATACAAGCCTACGACTAACGGTCGCAGAAATATGACTAGCTTAGATTATAGTATCCTTACAACTTCAAAGCCTGAAGGTTCATTAGTTTCAAAACTAAATGAAAAGGCTGGAAGAAATAATCATGGTCAAATAACAACTCGCCACAAAGGTGGAGGGCATAAAAGAAAATATCGTATCATTGATTTCAAACGTAATAAATTAGATATTGCTGGAAAAATCGCAACTATCGAATATGATCCAAATAGAAATGCATTTATTTGTTTAATCAACTATATCGATGGAGAAAAAAGATACATCTTATTTGCAAAAGGAATGCAAGTAGGTCAAGAAATTATTGCTGGTGAAAATGCAGATATCAAAGTTGGTAATGCAGCACCATTAAAAAATATTCCTGAGGGAACATTAATTCATAACGTTGAATTAAGACCAGGAAAAGGTGGACAAATTGCACGTAGTGCAGGAAGTTCAGTACAAATACTAGGTAAAGATGAAGAAGGAAAATATATCACTTTACGTTTAGGTTCAGGAGAAGTTAGAAAAGTACTTGCTGAATGTTATGCAACAATTGGTGAAGTAGGAAATGAAGAATACAACTTAGTAAACTGAGGAAAAGCTGGAAGAAACCGTTGAAGAGGAATTAGACCAACAGTTCGTGGGTCAGTAATGAACCCAATTGATCACCCTCACGGAGGGGGAGAAGGTCGTGCTCCAATTGGACGTAAAGCTCCATTAACACCATGAGGTAAAAAAGCTCTTGGAGTTAAAACACGTGATAAAAAGAAAGCTTCTACTAAATTAATAGTAAGAAGAAGAAACGATAACAAATAG
- the rplN gene encoding 50S ribosomal protein L14: protein MIQNESRLKVADNSGAKEILVIRNLGGSVRKFTNIGDIVVATVKSASPGGAVKKGQVIKAVIVRTVRGLRRADGTYIKFSENAAVIIKEDKSPRGTRIFGPIAREVKDAGFAKIASLAPEVL, encoded by the coding sequence ATGATACAAAATGAATCAAGATTAAAAGTCGCTGATAATTCAGGTGCTAAAGAAATATTAGTTATACGTAATTTAGGTGGAAGTGTTAGAAAGTTCACAAACATTGGAGATATAGTTGTTGCAACTGTTAAATCAGCATCACCTGGTGGAGCTGTTAAAAAAGGACAAGTTATTAAAGCTGTTATTGTTAGAACTGTTAGAGGTTTAAGAAGAGCTGATGGAACATACATTAAGTTTTCAGAAAACGCTGCAGTTATTATTAAAGAAGATAAATCACCAAGAGGTACTCGTATCTTTGGTCCAATTGCACGTGAAGTAAAGGACGCTGGATTTGCAAAAATTGCATCTCTAGCTCCCGAAGTGTTATAG
- the rplE gene encoding 50S ribosomal protein L5 yields the protein MAKANVNRLEKQYKEKIVPELFKEKQYKSIMQVPKITKVVINMGIGDAVQDTKKLDDAVLELQQITGQKPLVTKAKKSLAVFKLREGMPIGAKVTLRGKRMYEFLDKLISVALPRVRDFRGVPKTSFDKQGNYTMGIKEQIIFPEIDYDKVKKVRGMDITIVTTANQKDEAFSLLQKMGMPFVK from the coding sequence ATGGCAAAAGCAAATGTTAATAGATTAGAAAAACAATATAAAGAAAAAATAGTCCCAGAATTATTTAAAGAAAAGCAATATAAATCAATCATGCAAGTTCCAAAAATCACAAAAGTAGTTATCAATATGGGAATTGGAGATGCTGTGCAAGATACTAAAAAACTTGATGATGCAGTACTCGAATTACAACAAATTACAGGACAAAAACCTCTTGTAACTAAAGCTAAAAAATCATTAGCGGTATTCAAATTGCGTGAAGGTATGCCAATTGGTGCAAAAGTTACATTAAGAGGAAAAAGAATGTATGAATTCTTAGACAAATTGATTTCAGTTGCGTTACCACGTGTGCGTGACTTTAGAGGGGTACCAAAAACTAGTTTTGATAAACAAGGAAACTATACAATGGGTATCAAAGAACAAATAATCTTCCCAGAAATTGACTATGATAAAGTTAAAAAAGTTCGTGGGATGGATATCACAATAGTTACAACTGCAAACCAAAAGGACGAAGCGTTTTCATTATTACAAAAAATGGGAATGCCTTTCGTTAAGTAA
- the rpsJ gene encoding 30S ribosomal protein S10, producing the protein MAQQKIKIKLKGYDHAIVDQSIAKIIEAAESTGAKVRGPIPLPTEKQIITILRATHKYKDSREQFEMRTHKRILEIVEPTPKTMDSLTRVQLPTGVNIEIKL; encoded by the coding sequence ATGGCTCAACAAAAAATTAAAATTAAACTAAAAGGTTACGATCATGCCATTGTTGACCAATCAATTGCTAAAATTATTGAAGCAGCTGAGTCAACTGGAGCTAAAGTTCGTGGACCAATTCCATTACCAACAGAAAAACAAATTATTACAATATTAAGAGCTACTCACAAATATAAAGATAGTAGAGAGCAGTTCGAAATGAGAACACATAAAAGAATACTTGAGATAGTTGAACCAACACCAAAAACAATGGACTCATTAACAAGAGTTCAGTTACCAACTGGTGTTAATATCGAAATTAAGTTATAG
- the rplD gene encoding 50S ribosomal protein L4, translating into MKAQVLDVKGTSLKEITLNDKVWGIEPHQQAIFDTVVSQQAALRQGTRKTKTRAEVRGGGRKPWRQKGTGRARQGSIRAPQWRGGGVVFGPTPNINYKKAVNKKVRQLAIRSALSIKAKEANLVILDKFAFSVPSTKEMLNVMKNIKVENQKVLIVTKEHEELVVKSSGNIQGIKTLDFQKMNIFDLLNATKLVLTEEAISKIEEVYA; encoded by the coding sequence ATGAAAGCACAAGTTTTAGATGTTAAGGGAACATCTCTTAAAGAAATTACATTAAACGATAAAGTTTGAGGTATTGAACCTCATCAACAAGCTATATTTGATACAGTTGTTTCACAACAAGCTGCATTAAGACAAGGAACAAGAAAAACAAAAACTAGAGCTGAAGTACGTGGTGGAGGTAGAAAACCTTGAAGACAAAAAGGTACAGGACGTGCCCGTCAAGGATCTATTAGAGCTCCACAATGAAGAGGTGGAGGAGTAGTATTTGGTCCAACACCAAACATTAATTACAAAAAAGCAGTTAATAAAAAAGTTAGACAATTAGCAATTAGAAGTGCTTTAAGTATCAAAGCAAAAGAAGCAAATTTAGTAATATTAGATAAATTTGCATTCTCAGTACCTTCTACAAAAGAAATGCTAAATGTTATGAAAAACATTAAAGTTGAAAATCAAAAAGTATTAATAGTAACTAAAGAACACGAAGAATTAGTTGTTAAATCATCAGGAAACATTCAAGGAATTAAAACATTAGATTTCCAAAAAATGAATATATTTGATTTATTAAACGCAACTAAATTAGTTCTTACTGAAGAGGCTATTAGCAAAATCGAGGAGGTGTATGCATAA
- the rpsC gene encoding 30S ribosomal protein S3 yields MGQKVSPNVLRIGVIRGWENRWYAEKGEYVKWLHQDIKIRKAVEKLLRNAALSKVEIERTKKEITLVIRSARPAVVLGQEGKNVENIVLTVRKTIKDRKADVKVKVIEIKNPDVDAKLVAQFIGEQITNRASFRTVQKLAIRKALKAGAKGIKTSVSGRLGGVEMARTEGYLEGSVPLSTLRSDIDYALYEARTTYGQIGVKVWINHGEIIGKQNQNNSKVIEDRKPQRTPREVK; encoded by the coding sequence ATGGGACAAAAAGTATCTCCAAACGTTTTACGTATTGGTGTTATTAGAGGTTGAGAAAACCGTTGATACGCTGAAAAAGGTGAATATGTTAAGTGATTACACCAAGATATCAAAATTAGAAAAGCTGTTGAAAAGTTATTAAGAAATGCAGCGCTTTCAAAAGTTGAAATCGAAAGAACTAAAAAAGAAATCACTCTAGTAATTCGTTCTGCTCGTCCAGCTGTTGTTCTTGGACAAGAAGGTAAAAATGTTGAAAATATCGTTTTAACAGTAAGAAAAACAATTAAAGATAGAAAAGCTGATGTAAAAGTTAAAGTAATTGAAATTAAAAATCCAGATGTTGATGCAAAATTAGTTGCTCAATTTATTGGAGAACAAATTACAAACCGTGCATCATTTAGAACTGTACAAAAATTAGCAATCAGAAAAGCTTTAAAAGCAGGAGCTAAAGGAATTAAAACTTCAGTTTCTGGAAGACTTGGAGGAGTTGAAATGGCTCGTACTGAAGGATATTTAGAAGGTTCAGTACCATTATCAACTTTAAGAAGTGATATTGATTATGCTCTATATGAAGCAAGAACTACATATGGACAAATCGGGGTTAAAGTTTGAATTAACCACGGGGAAATTATTGGAAAACAAAATCAAAACAATTCTAAAGTGATTGAGGATAGAAAACCTCAAAGAACACCAAGGGAGGTTAAATAG
- the rplX gene encoding 50S ribosomal protein L24, producing the protein MNKSKILRGDVVKVIAGSHKGKIGPVVKLSKDKKRVYVEGIVAIKHAKPSQTDQEGGIREIPAGVDISNVSLVDPKVKDSATRVGYKIADGKKVRIAKKSGSEVK; encoded by the coding sequence ATGAATAAATCAAAAATCTTAAGAGGAGATGTTGTAAAAGTAATCGCCGGAAGTCATAAAGGAAAAATTGGACCAGTAGTGAAATTATCAAAAGATAAAAAAAGAGTTTATGTTGAAGGAATAGTTGCAATTAAACATGCAAAACCTTCACAAACAGATCAAGAAGGTGGAATTAGAGAAATACCTGCAGGAGTAGATATTTCAAACGTTTCATTAGTTGATCCAAAAGTAAAAGATAGTGCTACAAGAGTTGGATACAAAATTGCAGATGGAAAAAAAGTTAGAATTGCTAAAAAATCTGGATCAGAAGTTAAATAG